Proteins encoded together in one Longimicrobium sp. window:
- a CDS encoding PIN domain-containing protein: MVGKILLDSNFIVDLFKGDRAAEGLLAAAEEVFVPAIAMGELFHGAEISTRREARMAEAEEFAARRKLLPCDLETARHYGGIKGTLRLRGRPIPDNDIWIAALAQQHELAVATKDAHFREVDALPLLSW; the protein is encoded by the coding sequence ATGGTTGGTAAAATCCTCCTCGACTCCAACTTCATCGTCGACCTGTTCAAGGGGGATCGGGCTGCGGAGGGCCTATTGGCCGCCGCCGAGGAGGTGTTCGTCCCCGCGATCGCGATGGGCGAGCTGTTCCATGGCGCCGAAATATCGACTCGCCGCGAAGCCAGAATGGCGGAGGCCGAGGAATTCGCAGCCCGCAGAAAACTCCTTCCCTGTGACCTGGAAACCGCGCGCCACTACGGCGGAATCAAGGGCACCCTCAGGCTCCGCGGCCGGCCCATCCCCGACAACGATATCTGGATCGCCGCCCTGGCGCAGCAGCACGAACTCGCCGTCGCGACCAAGGACGCGCACTTCCGCGAGGTCGACGCGCTTCCCCTGCTGTCGTGGTAA
- a CDS encoding helix-turn-helix transcriptional regulator, with translation MNLRLLPKHLIGQMIRGIRGRLRLSQASLAEQLGLEGGEETVRRWESGEEQPDRNVLTRLATMGLVDVLVFHQQEDTEHLPPGEAAELQGILLRMEALLVEAREVVERAARRSQPALSASVEVSAEVRPRKTAKKAPARKSTRAKKNTGE, from the coding sequence ATGAACCTCAGACTCCTTCCGAAGCACCTGATCGGGCAGATGATCCGCGGGATTCGCGGGCGGCTGAGGCTGAGCCAGGCGTCGCTGGCGGAGCAGCTCGGCCTGGAGGGTGGCGAGGAGACGGTGCGCCGCTGGGAAAGCGGCGAGGAGCAACCCGACCGCAACGTGCTCACCCGCCTCGCCACCATGGGGCTGGTCGATGTTCTCGTGTTCCACCAGCAGGAAGACACGGAACACCTTCCCCCGGGGGAGGCGGCAGAGCTGCAGGGAATCCTGCTGCGGATGGAGGCGCTCCTGGTGGAGGCGCGCGAAGTCGTCGAACGGGCCGCGCGCCGCTCGCAGCCTGCGCTGAGCGCGTCGGTCGAAGTCTCAGCCGAGGTGCGCCCTCGCAAGACCGCGAAGAAAGCACCCGCACGAAAGAGCACCCGCGCAAAGAAGAACACCGGCGAGTGA
- a CDS encoding type II toxin-antitoxin system VapC family toxin, producing MVGKILLDTNFVIDLLRGSQAAQSVVTAAEQVYVPATVMGELFHGAEVSDRREAQMAKAEEFASRSNLLPCDLETARHYGGIRGTLRRRGKPIPENDIWIAALAQQHDLAVATKDAHFRQVDALPLLSW from the coding sequence ATGGTCGGTAAGATCCTCCTCGATACGAACTTCGTCATCGACCTGCTCAGGGGCAGTCAGGCCGCTCAAAGCGTGGTGACGGCGGCTGAGCAGGTGTACGTCCCCGCGACTGTGATGGGGGAGCTGTTCCACGGCGCTGAGGTGTCGGACCGGCGCGAAGCCCAAATGGCGAAGGCTGAGGAATTCGCGTCCCGCAGCAACCTCCTCCCGTGCGACCTGGAAACCGCGCGACACTACGGCGGGATCAGGGGCACGTTGCGGCGACGAGGGAAGCCGATTCCTGAAAACGACATCTGGATCGCCGCCCTGGCGCAGCAGCACGACCTTGCCGTTGCGACGAAGGACGCGCACTTCCGACAAGTTGACGCGCTGCCACTGCTGTCCTGGTAG
- a CDS encoding M28 family peptidase yields MTQHRIAQLLVLAAITAAPLAAQDGPRTHTARPTAGPIRVEDARTRLYVLADDSMKGRQSGERGNVMATEFIAAELRRAGLEPMGDNGTFFQTIPLVRKGLNPGAALSVDGSALRLWTDWAPLPTTEGVFPFAPTLAARGRQVVFGGRIGGEMIPEAESRGKVVVLLPPSGANGRGEYRFWRTQSTNPYPAAAAVAIASLDISPPSILEYVQAEQSELVDPEAAPAAGAPGMLVTAAVAERMLGAAPAGLRPGAAGRTITGAFSFAPRPMEAPSRNVVAVLRGSDPRLRNEYVVISAHNDHVGRAAVPLDHDSVRAYNRVMRPQGANDPTGTSTPAQASRIRALADSMRRAHGGTRLDSIFNGADDDGSGTVALLEIAEAMASAPRPRRSILFVSHTAEEAGLYGSQHFTDHPTVPLGSIVAALNMDMVGRGRAEDIRGGGPRYIQLIGSRRLSTQLGATIDSLNAARTERMSIDYSFDAPRHPLNRYCRSDHFMYARYGIPITYFSRGYHVDYHQVGDEPQYIDYDGLARVAGFVRDIAFAVANRPARLVVDGPKQDPNAPCRQ; encoded by the coding sequence GTGACCCAGCATCGCATCGCACAACTCCTGGTCCTGGCCGCGATCACCGCAGCGCCGCTCGCCGCGCAGGATGGGCCGCGCACCCACACCGCCCGCCCCACCGCCGGGCCGATCCGCGTGGAGGACGCCCGCACGCGGCTGTACGTGCTGGCCGACGACTCCATGAAGGGACGCCAGTCCGGCGAGCGCGGCAACGTGATGGCCACCGAGTTCATCGCCGCCGAGCTGCGCCGTGCGGGGCTGGAGCCGATGGGCGACAACGGCACCTTCTTCCAGACGATCCCGCTGGTGCGCAAAGGACTGAACCCCGGCGCTGCCCTCTCGGTGGACGGCTCCGCGCTGCGCCTGTGGACCGATTGGGCGCCGCTTCCCACGACGGAGGGCGTCTTCCCCTTCGCCCCAACCCTCGCCGCGCGGGGCAGGCAGGTGGTGTTCGGCGGGCGGATCGGGGGCGAGATGATCCCCGAGGCGGAGTCGCGCGGCAAGGTCGTCGTCCTCCTTCCGCCGTCCGGGGCGAACGGGCGGGGCGAGTACCGTTTCTGGCGCACGCAGAGCACCAACCCGTACCCCGCCGCGGCCGCCGTCGCCATCGCGTCGCTGGACATCTCGCCACCGTCGATCCTGGAATACGTGCAGGCGGAGCAGTCCGAGCTCGTCGATCCCGAGGCGGCACCCGCGGCGGGCGCGCCGGGGATGCTGGTGACGGCGGCGGTGGCGGAGCGCATGCTGGGCGCGGCGCCCGCCGGGCTGCGGCCGGGAGCGGCGGGGCGCACGATCACCGGCGCCTTCTCCTTCGCGCCCCGGCCGATGGAGGCACCCTCCCGCAACGTCGTCGCCGTGCTGCGCGGGAGCGACCCGCGGCTGCGCAACGAGTACGTGGTCATCAGCGCGCACAACGACCACGTCGGGCGCGCGGCGGTGCCGCTGGACCACGACTCGGTGCGCGCCTACAACCGCGTGATGCGTCCCCAAGGGGCCAACGATCCCACCGGCACGTCGACGCCGGCGCAGGCGTCCCGCATCCGCGCGCTGGCGGACAGCATGCGCCGCGCGCACGGCGGCACGCGGCTCGACTCCATCTTCAACGGCGCGGACGACGACGGCAGCGGCACGGTCGCGCTGCTGGAGATCGCGGAAGCGATGGCGTCCGCGCCGCGGCCGCGGCGGTCGATCCTCTTCGTGTCGCACACGGCGGAGGAGGCGGGGCTGTACGGCTCGCAGCACTTCACCGATCATCCCACCGTGCCGCTCGGCTCCATCGTGGCGGCGCTGAACATGGACATGGTGGGGCGCGGCCGGGCGGAGGACATCCGGGGCGGAGGGCCGCGTTACATCCAGCTGATCGGGTCGCGCCGCCTCTCCACGCAGCTCGGCGCCACCATCGATTCGCTGAACGCCGCACGCACGGAGCGGATGTCGATCGACTACTCATTCGACGCGCCCCGTCATCCGCTGAACCGGTATTGCCGCAGCGACCACTTCATGTACGCGCGTTACGGCATCCCCATCACCTACTTTTCGCGCGGCTACCACGTGGATTACCACCAGGTTGGGGATGAGCCGCAGTACATCGACTACGACGGGCTGGCGCGCGTGGCCGGCTTCGTACGCGACATTGCGTTCGCCGTGGCGAACCGCCCCGCGCGGCTGGTGGTGGACGGTCCGAAGCAGGACCCCAACGCTCCCTGCCGCCAGTAG
- a CDS encoding di-heme-cytochrome C peroxidase, with protein sequence MVPKSYWLPLVGAGIMALLAGCDQKTKEPEAGTTDPPSSTEPRPLTSQERKTFYHLTEGSEVIPLDWVRALRDSSTGRPFLENPERFGLIADSANAYRLPVGVTAGPTVDTRFLGVQMLGFNCSACHVNEVTYQGKRIRIDGGPSRFDADGFKAALAGNIRYTIRHPKALLRFIYDQLRLPAPKAGPETFRLPRSRDPAATQALQSLSDDTVTPQEEAFLAALEEEIRADESRFPAVDLEKVPFDSTHPANQQLRARYSHVEGGRAESRFRESLDARESEVLQSLAPPASRALSGSLAEAFVVARLLRDRVATLTGLSGEKGGSGPPDGPGRVDAFGVARNRIYPQRAVPTNAPVSYPHLWGFGQQAWLHWDANTNSVMERNLGQALGVGAVYDKTSMRSTLNPVHIHQLEKLARLLPEPGWPAAFPPIDSAKARQGAPLFGQRCAGCHADKPAGDPCYPLAVIRTDSMRAVNFATPLGNGRFTDSVAPVLHALKTQAYRTFKVPASQQAEMNGIPDSAVVWRTTRMYGSRPLRGIWATAPFLHNGSVPSLYELLLPVGRRSPTFPVGHAEFDPVKVGYVTTAQPGSATYDTKVVGNANTGHEYGTDLPEEARLALLEYLKTLGSYTGVVAPQQGAVSCPSLHGTQAGG encoded by the coding sequence ATGGTGCCGAAATCCTACTGGTTACCGCTGGTTGGCGCGGGCATCATGGCGCTGCTGGCCGGCTGCGATCAAAAAACCAAGGAGCCGGAAGCGGGTACAACGGACCCCCCGAGCTCGACGGAGCCGCGCCCGCTGACGTCGCAGGAGCGGAAGACGTTCTACCACCTTACGGAAGGCAGCGAGGTGATTCCGCTGGATTGGGTAAGGGCCCTCCGCGATTCGAGCACGGGACGGCCGTTCCTGGAGAACCCGGAGCGGTTCGGCCTGATCGCCGATTCCGCGAACGCGTACCGCCTTCCGGTCGGCGTCACCGCTGGACCAACGGTGGACACGCGCTTTCTCGGCGTGCAGATGCTCGGCTTCAACTGCTCCGCGTGCCACGTGAACGAGGTCACGTACCAGGGGAAGCGCATCCGCATCGATGGAGGCCCGAGCCGGTTCGACGCGGACGGGTTCAAGGCGGCGCTCGCCGGGAACATCCGGTATACGATCCGGCATCCGAAGGCGCTGCTGCGGTTCATCTATGACCAGTTGAGGCTGCCTGCCCCAAAGGCGGGACCGGAGACGTTTCGCCTGCCGCGGAGCCGCGATCCCGCGGCCACCCAGGCGCTCCAGTCGCTTTCGGACGACACCGTCACGCCGCAGGAGGAGGCTTTCCTCGCGGCGCTGGAAGAAGAGATTCGCGCCGATGAGAGCCGCTTTCCCGCCGTAGACCTCGAAAAGGTCCCGTTCGACAGCACGCACCCCGCCAACCAGCAGCTCCGCGCCCGGTATTCGCACGTGGAAGGTGGAAGGGCGGAGTCCCGCTTCCGGGAGTCGCTGGACGCACGCGAGTCCGAGGTGCTGCAGAGCCTGGCGCCGCCCGCAAGCAGAGCCCTATCGGGATCGCTGGCCGAGGCGTTCGTCGTCGCGCGGCTGCTTCGCGACCGCGTGGCCACCCTTACCGGGCTCAGCGGCGAAAAGGGCGGGTCGGGACCGCCGGACGGCCCGGGACGGGTGGACGCGTTCGGCGTGGCGCGCAACCGCATCTATCCGCAAAGGGCCGTGCCGACGAACGCACCCGTCAGCTACCCGCACCTGTGGGGATTCGGGCAGCAGGCGTGGCTGCACTGGGACGCCAACACCAACTCCGTGATGGAGCGCAACCTGGGGCAGGCGCTGGGCGTGGGCGCCGTGTACGACAAGACTTCGATGCGCTCCACGCTGAATCCGGTCCACATCCACCAGCTCGAAAAGCTGGCGCGCCTCCTTCCAGAACCGGGCTGGCCGGCCGCCTTTCCCCCGATCGACTCGGCGAAGGCGCGGCAGGGTGCGCCGCTCTTCGGCCAGCGCTGCGCCGGGTGCCACGCGGACAAGCCCGCCGGCGACCCGTGCTATCCGCTTGCGGTGATCCGCACCGACTCGATGCGCGCGGTCAACTTCGCCACCCCGCTCGGCAACGGGAGGTTCACGGACTCCGTGGCCCCCGTGCTGCACGCCCTCAAGACGCAGGCATACCGGACGTTCAAGGTGCCCGCATCACAGCAGGCGGAGATGAACGGGATACCGGACAGCGCGGTGGTGTGGCGCACCACGCGGATGTACGGATCGCGCCCGCTGCGCGGCATATGGGCGACGGCGCCGTTCCTCCACAACGGCTCCGTGCCCAGCCTGTACGAGCTGCTGCTCCCCGTGGGGCGCCGTAGCCCAACCTTCCCCGTGGGCCACGCGGAGTTCGATCCGGTGAAGGTGGGGTACGTCACCACCGCGCAGCCGGGCTCGGCCACGTACGACACAAAGGTGGTGGGCAACGCGAACACCGGCCACGAATACGGCACCGACCTCCCGGAGGAGGCGCGGCTCGCCCTGCTGGAGTACCTGAAGACGCTCGGCTCCTACACCGGCGTCGTCGCGCCGCAGCAGGGCGCCGTGAGCTGTCCCAGCCTGCACGGAACGCAGGCCGGCGGGTAA
- a CDS encoding EAL domain-containing protein has protein sequence MSLASPSRTVIPGADLARLVRLATRLVEAPAAFLTLADGTTVSAGTGDDDAWRTRREAPLARTLCGHVVAEGRPLRITDARTHEYVDEDPGLWLGEGGYLGVPIRTADGDTAGSLCVVDSRPRSWTDDDVSTLAGVAELVAHALPGAGMERAAAGFVGALGTARGRMSLRVLEKAVETMQVGITITDLEGRILYTNPAEARIHGYTVEELRGKHARIFAPQDRHQPFQARETDGVVSWSRETVNLRKDGTPFPVLLRSDVVLDSRGRPAGLVTCCEDLTQRKALERKLLHNAFYDQLTGLPNRGLLIHRLDLAVERAQRGDGAFAVMVAGLDRFKRVNDGMGREAGDELLCAVAERIRECIRPDSMLARMAGDEFAILLDGAEGVADAVRVAQGVQAALSAPFHLSGGEVFTGASVGIALSMTGYAKSEDVLRDAAIAMYRAKDRDQGQYQVFDLEMHGHAMDRLRLEGDLRRALERDELTVHYQPVVSLETGRIAGFEALVRWEHPERGTVLPDVFIPLAEETGLILPLGLYVLEQACATLRRWQDRPGCERLTMAVNLSARQFTHSDVAAKVGEALRRSGIEPGTLKLEITESIVLQLTSEVAETMRRLKEFGVQLYLDDFGTGYSSLSYLHRIPLDAIKIDRSFLGPDAGAESPHLVRTIVAMAHALGVAVVTEGVEREDTLADLRRLGCQYAQGYLFSPPLDEAAAGTFLAADQCW, from the coding sequence GTGAGCCTCGCCTCCCCATCCCGAACGGTCATCCCAGGCGCCGATCTCGCGCGCCTGGTACGCCTCGCTACCCGCCTGGTGGAGGCACCCGCCGCCTTCCTCACGCTGGCGGACGGCACGACCGTGTCCGCGGGCACCGGCGACGACGACGCGTGGCGGACCCGGCGCGAGGCCCCGCTCGCGCGCACGCTGTGCGGGCACGTGGTGGCCGAGGGGCGCCCGCTGCGCATCACCGACGCGCGCACGCACGAGTACGTGGACGAGGACCCGGGCCTGTGGCTGGGCGAGGGCGGCTACCTGGGCGTCCCCATCCGCACCGCCGACGGCGACACGGCGGGATCGCTGTGCGTGGTGGACTCGCGCCCGCGCAGCTGGACCGACGACGACGTCTCGACGCTCGCCGGGGTGGCGGAGCTGGTGGCGCACGCCCTGCCCGGCGCGGGTATGGAGCGCGCGGCGGCCGGCTTCGTGGGGGCGCTGGGGACCGCGCGCGGGCGCATGTCGCTGCGCGTGCTGGAGAAGGCGGTGGAGACGATGCAGGTCGGCATCACCATCACCGACCTGGAAGGGCGCATCCTCTACACCAACCCCGCCGAGGCGCGCATCCACGGCTACACCGTCGAGGAATTGCGCGGCAAGCACGCCCGCATCTTCGCCCCGCAGGACCGCCACCAGCCCTTCCAGGCCCGCGAGACGGACGGCGTGGTGAGCTGGAGCCGCGAGACGGTGAACCTGCGGAAGGACGGCACCCCCTTCCCCGTGCTCCTGCGCTCGGACGTGGTGCTGGACTCGCGCGGACGCCCGGCCGGCCTCGTCACCTGCTGCGAAGATCTCACACAGCGCAAGGCGCTGGAGCGCAAGCTCCTCCACAACGCCTTCTACGACCAGCTCACCGGCCTTCCCAACCGCGGTCTCCTGATCCACCGCCTGGACCTGGCCGTGGAGCGCGCGCAGCGCGGCGACGGCGCCTTCGCGGTGATGGTGGCGGGGCTGGACCGCTTCAAGCGCGTCAACGACGGCATGGGCCGCGAGGCGGGCGACGAGCTTCTCTGCGCCGTCGCCGAACGGATCCGCGAGTGCATCCGCCCCGACTCCATGCTCGCGCGCATGGCCGGCGACGAGTTCGCCATCCTGCTGGACGGCGCCGAGGGCGTGGCCGACGCGGTACGCGTAGCCCAGGGCGTGCAGGCGGCGCTCTCGGCCCCCTTCCACCTCTCCGGCGGCGAGGTGTTCACCGGCGCCAGCGTGGGGATCGCGCTGTCGATGACGGGCTACGCCAAGTCCGAGGACGTGCTGCGCGACGCCGCCATCGCCATGTACCGCGCCAAGGACCGCGACCAGGGCCAGTACCAGGTGTTCGACCTGGAGATGCACGGCCACGCGATGGACCGCCTGCGCCTCGAGGGCGACCTGCGCCGCGCGCTGGAGCGCGACGAGCTCACCGTCCACTACCAGCCGGTGGTGTCGCTGGAGACGGGGCGCATCGCGGGCTTCGAGGCGCTGGTGCGGTGGGAGCACCCGGAGCGCGGCACGGTCCTCCCCGACGTCTTCATCCCCCTGGCCGAGGAGACGGGGCTGATCCTCCCGCTGGGGCTGTACGTGCTGGAGCAGGCGTGCGCGACGCTGCGGCGCTGGCAGGACCGGCCGGGGTGCGAGCGCCTGACGATGGCGGTGAACCTCTCCGCGCGCCAGTTCACCCACTCCGACGTGGCGGCGAAGGTGGGCGAGGCGCTGCGCCGCTCCGGGATCGAGCCGGGCACGCTGAAGCTGGAGATCACCGAGAGCATCGTCCTCCAGCTCACCTCCGAGGTCGCGGAGACCATGCGCCGCCTCAAGGAGTTCGGGGTGCAGCTCTACCTGGACGACTTCGGCACGGGGTACTCGTCGCTCTCGTACCTGCACCGCATCCCGCTGGACGCCATCAAGATCGACCGCTCCTTCCTGGGCCCCGACGCCGGCGCCGAGAGCCCGCACCTGGTGCGCACCATCGTGGCCATGGCGCACGCGCTGGGCGTCGCCGTCGTCACCGAAGGAGTGGAGCGCGAAGACACCCTCGCCGACCTGCGCCGCCTGGGCTGCCAGTACGCCCAGGGCTACCTCTTCTCCCCCCCTCTCGACGAAGCCGCCGCCGGAACCTTCCTCGCCGCCGACCAGTGCTGGTGA